Proteins encoded by one window of Procambarus clarkii isolate CNS0578487 chromosome 92, FALCON_Pclarkii_2.0, whole genome shotgun sequence:
- the LOC123775084 gene encoding tubulin alpha-2 chain isoform X3, protein MRECISVHIGQAGVQMGNACWELYCLEHGIQPDGHLSEDAPHEENMYTTFFQETGRGKYVPRAIYVDLEPTVVDVVRTGPYRQLFHPEQLINGKEDAANNYARGHYTIGKEQVDLVLDKMRKMADACSGLQGFLVFHSFGGGTGSGFTSLLMERLSVDYGKKSKLQFTVYPAPQICTAVVEPYNSILTTHTTLEHSDCAFMVDNEAIYDICRRNLGIERPSYENLNRLIGQIVSSITASLRFDGALNVDLTEFQTNLVPYPRIHFPLVTYAPVLSVEKAYHEQLSVAEITNACFEPNNQMVKCDPRRGKYMACCLLYRGDVVPKDVNSAIAAIKTKRQIQFVDWCPTGFKVGINYQAPTVIPNGDMAPTQRAVCMISNTTAIAEAWARLNHKFDLMYSKRAFVHWYVGEGMEEGEFAEAREDLAALEHDYEEVAQDSNQDEEDNEY, encoded by the exons CTGAAGATGCTCCTCACGAGGAGAACATGTACACCACCTTCTTCCAGGAGACCGGGCGAGGCAAATATGTTCCCAGAGCCATATACGTCGACCTGGAGCCCACCGTAGTAG ACGTGGTACGCACTGGACCTTACCGTCAACTCTTCCACCCGGAGCAGCTCATCAATGGGAAAGAGGACGCTGCCAACAACTATGCCCGGGGCCACTACACCATTGGCAAGGAGCAAGTTGACCTTGTACTTGACAAAATGCGGAAGATGGCAGATGCCTGCTCTGGTCTCCAG GGCTTCCTTGTGTTCCACTCCTTCGGTGGAGGTACTGGATCAGGATTCACCTCCCTCCTCATGGAAAGACTCTCGGTGGACTATGGAAAGAAGAGCAAACTTCAGTTTACTGTCTATCCTGCCCCCCAG ATTTGCACAGCAGTGGTTGAACCTTATAATTCCATCTTGACAACACACACTACTCTGGAGCATTCTGACTGTGCCTTCATGGTTGACAATGAGGCCATCTATGACATCTGCCGCAGAAACCTGGGCATCGAGCGCCCCTCATATGAGAACCTCAACCGTTTGATCGGCCAGATTGTGTCTTCCATAACTGCCTCTCTCAG ATTCGACGGTGCTCTTAACGTCGACTTGACAGAGTTCCAGACCAACTTGGTGCCCTACCCTCGCATCCACTTCCCCTTGGTCACTTACGCTCCCGTCCTCAGTGTCGAGAAG GCCTACCATGAACAACTGTCTGTTGCGGAGATTACAAATGCTTGCTTTGAGCCCAACAACCAGATGGTCAAGTGTGACCCCAGGCGAG GAAAGTACATGGCCTGCTGTCTACTGTATCGTGGAGATGTAGTACCCAAAGACGTCAACTCTGCTATCGCTGCCATAAAGACTAAGCGACAGATTCAGTTTGTTGACTGGTGTCCAACAGGATTCAAG GTTGGTATtaactaccaggcccccacagtGATCCCCAATGGAGACATGGCCCCAACCCAGCGAGCGGTGTGTATGATCTCCAACACAACAGCCATAGCCGAAGCCTGGGCCAGACTGAACCATAAGTTTGATCTTATGTACTCCAAGCGAGCCTTTGTTCACTG GTATGTTGGGGAGggcatggaagaaggagagtttgctGAGGCTCGTGAAGACTTGGCAGCGCTGGAGCACGACTATGAAGAGGTAGCCCAGGACTCAAACCAGGATGAGGAAGATAACGAGTATTAG
- the LOC123775084 gene encoding tubulin alpha-2 chain isoform X1: MPTHFKRECISVHIGQAGVQMGNACWELYCLEHGIQPDGHLSEDAPHEENMYTTFFQETGRGKYVPRAIYVDLEPTVVDVVRTGPYRQLFHPEQLINGKEDAANNYARGHYTIGKEQVDLVLDKMRKMADACSGLQGFLVFHSFGGGTGSGFTSLLMERLSVDYGKKSKLQFTVYPAPQICTAVVEPYNSILTTHTTLEHSDCAFMVDNEAIYDICRRNLGIERPSYENLNRLIGQIVSSITASLRFDGALNVDLTEFQTNLVPYPRIHFPLVTYAPVLSVEKAYHEQLSVAEITNACFEPNNQMVKCDPRRGKYMACCLLYRGDVVPKDVNSAIAAIKTKRQIQFVDWCPTGFKVGINYQAPTVIPNGDMAPTQRAVCMISNTTAIAEAWARLNHKFDLMYSKRAFVHWYVGEGMEEGEFAEAREDLAALEHDYEEVAQDSNQDEEDNEY, encoded by the exons CTGAAGATGCTCCTCACGAGGAGAACATGTACACCACCTTCTTCCAGGAGACCGGGCGAGGCAAATATGTTCCCAGAGCCATATACGTCGACCTGGAGCCCACCGTAGTAG ACGTGGTACGCACTGGACCTTACCGTCAACTCTTCCACCCGGAGCAGCTCATCAATGGGAAAGAGGACGCTGCCAACAACTATGCCCGGGGCCACTACACCATTGGCAAGGAGCAAGTTGACCTTGTACTTGACAAAATGCGGAAGATGGCAGATGCCTGCTCTGGTCTCCAG GGCTTCCTTGTGTTCCACTCCTTCGGTGGAGGTACTGGATCAGGATTCACCTCCCTCCTCATGGAAAGACTCTCGGTGGACTATGGAAAGAAGAGCAAACTTCAGTTTACTGTCTATCCTGCCCCCCAG ATTTGCACAGCAGTGGTTGAACCTTATAATTCCATCTTGACAACACACACTACTCTGGAGCATTCTGACTGTGCCTTCATGGTTGACAATGAGGCCATCTATGACATCTGCCGCAGAAACCTGGGCATCGAGCGCCCCTCATATGAGAACCTCAACCGTTTGATCGGCCAGATTGTGTCTTCCATAACTGCCTCTCTCAG ATTCGACGGTGCTCTTAACGTCGACTTGACAGAGTTCCAGACCAACTTGGTGCCCTACCCTCGCATCCACTTCCCCTTGGTCACTTACGCTCCCGTCCTCAGTGTCGAGAAG GCCTACCATGAACAACTGTCTGTTGCGGAGATTACAAATGCTTGCTTTGAGCCCAACAACCAGATGGTCAAGTGTGACCCCAGGCGAG GAAAGTACATGGCCTGCTGTCTACTGTATCGTGGAGATGTAGTACCCAAAGACGTCAACTCTGCTATCGCTGCCATAAAGACTAAGCGACAGATTCAGTTTGTTGACTGGTGTCCAACAGGATTCAAG GTTGGTATtaactaccaggcccccacagtGATCCCCAATGGAGACATGGCCCCAACCCAGCGAGCGGTGTGTATGATCTCCAACACAACAGCCATAGCCGAAGCCTGGGCCAGACTGAACCATAAGTTTGATCTTATGTACTCCAAGCGAGCCTTTGTTCACTG GTATGTTGGGGAGggcatggaagaaggagagtttgctGAGGCTCGTGAAGACTTGGCAGCGCTGGAGCACGACTATGAAGAGGTAGCCCAGGACTCAAACCAGGATGAGGAAGATAACGAGTATTAG
- the LOC123775084 gene encoding tubulin alpha-2 chain isoform X4, with the protein MGNACWELYCLEHGIQPDGHLSEDAPHEENMYTTFFQETGRGKYVPRAIYVDLEPTVVDVVRTGPYRQLFHPEQLINGKEDAANNYARGHYTIGKEQVDLVLDKMRKMADACSGLQGFLVFHSFGGGTGSGFTSLLMERLSVDYGKKSKLQFTVYPAPQICTAVVEPYNSILTTHTTLEHSDCAFMVDNEAIYDICRRNLGIERPSYENLNRLIGQIVSSITASLRFDGALNVDLTEFQTNLVPYPRIHFPLVTYAPVLSVEKAYHEQLSVAEITNACFEPNNQMVKCDPRRGKYMACCLLYRGDVVPKDVNSAIAAIKTKRQIQFVDWCPTGFKVGINYQAPTVIPNGDMAPTQRAVCMISNTTAIAEAWARLNHKFDLMYSKRAFVHWYVGEGMEEGEFAEAREDLAALEHDYEEVAQDSNQDEEDNEY; encoded by the exons CTGAAGATGCTCCTCACGAGGAGAACATGTACACCACCTTCTTCCAGGAGACCGGGCGAGGCAAATATGTTCCCAGAGCCATATACGTCGACCTGGAGCCCACCGTAGTAG ACGTGGTACGCACTGGACCTTACCGTCAACTCTTCCACCCGGAGCAGCTCATCAATGGGAAAGAGGACGCTGCCAACAACTATGCCCGGGGCCACTACACCATTGGCAAGGAGCAAGTTGACCTTGTACTTGACAAAATGCGGAAGATGGCAGATGCCTGCTCTGGTCTCCAG GGCTTCCTTGTGTTCCACTCCTTCGGTGGAGGTACTGGATCAGGATTCACCTCCCTCCTCATGGAAAGACTCTCGGTGGACTATGGAAAGAAGAGCAAACTTCAGTTTACTGTCTATCCTGCCCCCCAG ATTTGCACAGCAGTGGTTGAACCTTATAATTCCATCTTGACAACACACACTACTCTGGAGCATTCTGACTGTGCCTTCATGGTTGACAATGAGGCCATCTATGACATCTGCCGCAGAAACCTGGGCATCGAGCGCCCCTCATATGAGAACCTCAACCGTTTGATCGGCCAGATTGTGTCTTCCATAACTGCCTCTCTCAG ATTCGACGGTGCTCTTAACGTCGACTTGACAGAGTTCCAGACCAACTTGGTGCCCTACCCTCGCATCCACTTCCCCTTGGTCACTTACGCTCCCGTCCTCAGTGTCGAGAAG GCCTACCATGAACAACTGTCTGTTGCGGAGATTACAAATGCTTGCTTTGAGCCCAACAACCAGATGGTCAAGTGTGACCCCAGGCGAG GAAAGTACATGGCCTGCTGTCTACTGTATCGTGGAGATGTAGTACCCAAAGACGTCAACTCTGCTATCGCTGCCATAAAGACTAAGCGACAGATTCAGTTTGTTGACTGGTGTCCAACAGGATTCAAG GTTGGTATtaactaccaggcccccacagtGATCCCCAATGGAGACATGGCCCCAACCCAGCGAGCGGTGTGTATGATCTCCAACACAACAGCCATAGCCGAAGCCTGGGCCAGACTGAACCATAAGTTTGATCTTATGTACTCCAAGCGAGCCTTTGTTCACTG GTATGTTGGGGAGggcatggaagaaggagagtttgctGAGGCTCGTGAAGACTTGGCAGCGCTGGAGCACGACTATGAAGAGGTAGCCCAGGACTCAAACCAGGATGAGGAAGATAACGAGTATTAG